Proteins encoded together in one Mastomys coucha isolate ucsf_1 unplaced genomic scaffold, UCSF_Mcou_1 pScaffold16, whole genome shotgun sequence window:
- the Sprr1b gene encoding cornifin-B, whose product MSSHQQKQPCTAPPQLHEQQVKQPCQPPPQEPCVSQVKTPCDTKAPEPCHPKAPEPCHPKAPEPCHPKAPEPCHPKAPEPCHPKAPEPCHPKAPEPCHPKAPEPCHPKAPEPCHPKAPEPCPSTVTPILAQQKTKQK is encoded by the coding sequence ATGAGTTCACATCAGCAGAAGCAGCCCTGCACAGCTCCTCCTCAGCTGCATGAACAGCAAGTGAAGCAGCCTTGCCAGCCACCACCTCAGGAGCCATGTGTCTCACAAGTCAAGACACCCTGTGACACCAAGGCTCCTGAGCCCTGCCACCCCAAGGCTCCTGAGCCCTGCCACCCCAAGGCTCCTGAGCCCTGCCACCCCAAGGCTCCTGAGCCCTGCCACCCCAAGGCTCCTGAGCCCTGCCACCCCAAGGCTCCTGAGCCATGCCACCCCAAGGCTCCTGAGCCATGCCACCCCAAGGCTCCCGAGCCATGCCACCCCAAGGCTCCTGAGCCATGCCACCCCAAGGCTCCTGAGCCATGCCCCTCAACTGTCACTCCAATACTAGCCCAacagaagacaaagcaaaagTAA